The DNA window TTCTAAAGTGACTACCAatggaccctggtcaaaagtaatgtaCTATATAGGAAACAGGGTCATTTAGAGCAGGCCCACTGAGTAGTTGCTggcagggtgggtgggttggcAGCGCAGCCCACAGGGTAGGACAAGGAGGGAGCTGTTGTGGGGGGGCTTAGTCTTATGAGTGTCAGCTGAGAAATGCTGTGGCTTTGGATGGTGGGGCCAGGCAAGCCGGGCCACACTGCAGAAACCAGTCCTATACATTAAACCAGCCAGGGAACTACCACACCGGGTGGTATAGCAGAACCATGGACccaaggaaaaacaaacattataggCAAACGGCACAGTCATGGTCTGGCATAGCCCCTCACTTCCCCCCTCAGTCCTTACCCATCCAGGTTGATCGTGATCCTTTTCAGCTTTACCCATCAATCTCTCTTGTCCACTCCTCCAGCCTGGTAATGGTGCTTTACCCTCAATCTCTACTCTGCAAGAACGTTGCCCGGCTACCCAAATGTCTGGCTTTGAACGTCCATGGACGTCAGTTTCTGTACGATGTTCGGACGGCAAAAAGGCCAGGGAAACCAATGCGTTCCGTCTAATTGGTCAGAGAAACCGATGTGCCCCGTCTGATTGGTCCATGAAACCAATGTGATCTGTCTGATTGGTCCTAGAAACCGATGGGCTGTGCCAGAGCCGGAACACATGGGAGAATGGGGTGGGGTTGTCCCGGTGCTGATGCTCCACAACGGCGCCTGTCTCCTAGATGGCGACCAGCCACTGCTCGGCTGACTGACATCCAGAGGAGCTGTGTCCTtcctgtggctgtgtgtgtagtAAATGTCCTTGAGGGCACACAGCATTCAGCCAGCAGACTGCCGTTAGTGAGGGACCTCTGGGACATGTCACAGATCTTCAGGCGCCTGGGGTTACAGAACGTCGTTGCAATTTGTTCACTGTGACGACTGTGGCGACAATTCAAAGGACTGGTGGGACAAGCACGCTGAAGAACTTGAGGCTTTGGCCTTCTCTACTGCGACCATGTCAATGGGCACGGGCCCTGTTCTTCCTCCTGAAGATAGTTCAGAGGACAGGGATGGCCATTGGACCTTAAAACTATGACATGCGAGTATAAACGTGATAGGCCGAAGTATTTTCAAGGTCAGTGTTGCCAGTTTATTGGTATGTGTATGTTCTATCACGGGTGTAGTGTAGTGCTGCCATTTTCATGTTTCTTTTATGCCAGTGATGGGTTATGAAAGCCCAGCCCTAATGTTACAAATTTAACAagcagtcaaacacacacacacacacacacacacacacaatagtacAACCAACATCTGTTTGTGTATTGTTTACCATAAAAACAGTAAGCCTGACCCTTACTTGAATAAGGATTAATAGTtaaacaagtacacacacaaacctcaaaaAGACCACAGTAAAAGTAAAGGCATCTTATTTCTATACCATATTATTCGCCCTTTCACCTgacataatacatttgaatcagTACCACTTTGTTAGAAAGTGTCCTAGAGAGAATTCTTTTCATGAATGAAACGGTGTCCCCATTGTTCAACAAGCGCTGGGCTGGGGTCCGGTTAGACAGCGCCTCATTTCTAGCAAGGCTTCTATTGACCGTGGGAATCAGTGGGAGAAAAGTGAAACGTACACAGACGTGAAGGGTGGAGATGGGCattcatcaccatcatcaaagctaactagctagcacaTATAGGACTTTGGTAGCTTCCCAAATGGCTCCAagtgtgtgtcccaaatgactcTTTATTCTATATTTACTCTATATGGTCCCTGGTGCAAAGTGATGCGCTACATAGGATGCAGGAGGCCCTTTGAGATACAGCTGTGTTGTGAGATGAGGTAATGCCATGCAGCAGGTTATGTCACATAGATAGTAATGCTGCAGCAGTTTTACATAACCTGactgtctatcagtctgtctCCACCAGTGCTGCAGTCAGCCATTAATGCCACCTGGACAGTCCCGTGGCCTACGTctgacatctgtctgtctgtctgaggtgAATTATGTAATTGTAACTTAATTTGGataagtgtctgttaaattgcttgaatgtaaaaatgtattatatgcaTGACGATTATCATATCTTTGTGATTAAACATCTAAATGGAAACGCTCATCCGGTCTTAAAGTAGGTTGTCTCCCTGGTGAGCATAGAGCCCTATTTTGGACCATTGCcaaaagggaatagggtgtcatttgagacTAAGTCTGTAATCTAGTTTGTCCTTCGACTGAATACAGAGCAACACACGTCTTCAAACCTTCAACAGTTGTTCCTATACGCTACCTCAGTTCTGCTGCCAGCGGTAGAGGCCGCCCTTTCTGAATTTGCCTAAACCTTGTGTAGGAAATAAAACCTGGAATGTTGTTTGAGGCCCTGTTAAGTGTCCATTTTGTCAGGTTGCTTATTATAAATATCACATTTTAGCTGTTTTATTCATTGGAGGTTCACCAGATGATCAAAAGACAAGCCCAGTGTGTCAGTCAACACTCTCGGTCTCCTACCTACCGGCGTCCAACgcaattgataaaaaaatgtaacttgAAAACCAATTAGCTAAGGTGTCTGCGAAATATACCAGAGTTTTAAGGAAATGTACATTATCTGTCTGACTTACCCATGTAGATTAATGGACAACACAAGCACTAGACTGTCTGAATTGCTAACATAATGTGGTTGCTATGCCACTGGCCAGAAGAGAGACTAAGAGAACAGTCAGGTCACTGTGTTAGTTCCATACTACCTCACTTCCTAGCTagcctaaccccccccccaccccaccccaatCAACATccagattttttatttgtccCTGCTCCTAAAAACCCTTCTAAAACATGTgcagactctcacacacacacacacacacacacacacacaatatatttaCTGCATTAAACTTAGTGCCACAcaatcgcacacacacacacacacacacacacacacacacacacaataaatcaTATCTGATCAGCTGGACAAAATGTACTGACTGTTTCAGTGGACATCTGTTTAGAATTGGAAGGAAACTTCTCAGGGAGTACCCTTCAGAGTAATGCCTTGTCATACAGGACTGTAAAATGGATGGCAGCTTCGGTGTCACCTCAATACAAGTCACCAGCACTCTAATGATCAAGCTATGAAAGCTCTCGAGCTGCATGCAAAGGACATCCCACTTCTATACCCTTAGCCAAAATGTTACTCAAAAATACTGAGAGGAGAATAACAACGATGTAACAAAGAACATTGATTGTGtccaaattacaatgtaatacactgagtTTATAACCTCACAGAGGAGTGTGCCATTTAGGATCCAGACAAAATGGCATGTCACAATATGCTTGCCTTGTTATCAAGCAAAATTCAGCAGAACAATGTTTTCTACTGGAGGTTTTATGTTTTACCATTGTAACAACACACACCCGTGTCGAAAGGCTGTGCTTTTGAGATTAAACTGATCAGGAATGAGGACATACAATTAAAAAGGatgcatgtttaaaaaaaatccacgGGAATGAACCAGAAAGTACAATCTTATGACTCAGCACCTTCATGtgtcagacacactgacagccaGACAAGAGGACCGACAATCAGACTGAccgaccaggcaacattctcgCCGAGCACTATCCTTTCTATTGCTTCCACAGTAATTCAATTGCACCGTGTGAGAATTGTCACGACGACCCATAGATCAGCTGTGGCCGACCTGTCAAGCTTTCATCTTTTCTATAGGCTAAAACGATAGGTTATAAGCAGCTTGTGCACAAAGATTGCACCTGTCTCGTTCCATCGATAATGTCATATATCTTAAATGAACAATTGCAACAAGTAAATCACTATAATACtctatcataaaaaaaaaaacagtttcatTGTTTAATGGAAAAGGAAAAACGGAAGCAAAAAAATCAGATTAATGGTGGTGAGTGACGGGGCTGCTGATGTTTCAGCACCATACGTGCTGGACCTAACCGAAACAGCGCGTCAAATTCACCGGCGTTCGTTTTGCAAACCGACTGGTGATGACACGGACCTCCCGTTTTCGCTACCGTGCGGACAATGCGTTCAGCACACAATTCAGAAATTCTGTAgccatatttaatatataaagatcGGCTATAGCACTGAGTATATCAATAGTCTATTTTTCTTACAGCCAAGTTATTTATTTAAGTAAGAAATGTAGGCTAATTGATGGGCTCAAAATAGTATTGCCAACACACCGCCTTCCAATTAAACCATTGttggttttaaatgtattcgCGAGTCCCtatattgaaaacaaacaaaagaagaaaatgcatttgaaataaGCACCAAAATGTCTATTGCCAGTCATTTTTCAGCAGTCCCGACACAGTGGCAATGAACAATGCGTCCTTTCTCTAGATATTCATTGGGGCCGCACACATAATTTCTGGTCATGCATAGACGCACAATTATAAAACTTCTATGAACAGTGAGGTGAATAAATACAACTGTAGAACTATGAGCAAAAAGCCTTACCACGTTCACTTACATGATGTGTtaattgttataaataaatggCATATTTAGCCTACCTGTTCGGTGCAGAGGCTTCCCTATAGAACTCGCCGTTGGAACGCAGTGACTGGCAACGGAATCCAAGGGCCACTTACCCCTCCCGCGGCTGAACGACTACCGTAAGTATTTCAACAGCGGCGCTACCGAATTCAGACTGTCCCGCGCATATAGGCATTGCATAACTCAAAACACAGAACTGTAGCCTGTAGGCAATCTTTTAAAGTCTACGAAACCAGGCTCAAATCTTACACACTGAACCAACCATATTGTGTCCATTTGTGAAGTACAAAATCCTATTTCATTCACATCAAGGGTTTCTGCACATGACAAAAAAAGATAACTATACAACTACTTCTGCTTATTAACTACAGGACTAAGCTGCAGAAAGGGCAAAGCAGCATGCATGAAGCTCGTTGCTGTTGCTGACACTCCCATTCTGTTTAGTCAGTGTTCCAAAAATTCTCCAGTAGCCTACGTCCAGATACTGAAACTGCAAATGCCACCAACTCTGAAACCATATTTATTCAATACCCACTGATCACATCCCATTAGGTGCCCAAAACCCACTGTGTTTAATTGTCCAGTATGTGAACTTTGGGTAGATTTTGTGTATTCTTTATATGTTGCCTGCCCCTAGCAGCACCAAGTATGATGAGTATGTGTGAACGTACTTAGTAATTAAAAGGTGATTCTGATAGGGTAATCAAAATGCCTTCGAACAGCACTTAACACCATCAGAATACTGCCAGAGGCACAGTAGAGGACAGACAGAATTGTAGAGGACAATTAGAAGGACGGGAAAATGTAATTGGTAGGTTCTAAACACCTTAAACAAAAAAGGGAGAATATGGTTGCCTGGCAACCCAAACTCATTGCCCCAGGAAAAGGATATACCATGCCAAAGATATTAAACACAATCACTGGTCCTTCTCCACAAGGCATACCGAAGTACCTACCAGACAATATCTGGACAGCAAAAATTTTGTACATGTTAACCTACAGATTGGCCTCAGAAAATTGTCAAACTTTTCAGAGAAAAGTAACATCTAGTAAATAACATCTAGAAAATATGCAGTTGCATTTGAAAACGATTGTTTAAagaataaatcaatacatttttgtagaaCTCACCTTATTTGGGCATCACCTTAATTGTTGCAATAGGAGTGCCAATATGATACCACGTTGTCCATAAAAGTGCAGGAGTTTTATACATGACGCTCAACCTAGGGATTTGActatcccccccaaaaaaaacacttcttaCCCCAGAAAAATAGGAGCATTTGTCTCTGCAAAAATGCATTATTCACTTCCCAGGGCTAAATAACCCAGCAGGCCTCCCAAGTGCTGAGGTAAGACTGAGCCCAGATAGGTTCATCCCAGGGTCAGGACATGGAATATGGTACAGTACAAGGCCAGTGAAGCACAGAAGGTTGCATGAGTTTCTCTCAAACCGTCCCTTATTCCCTATTTATTACATTACCTTTAAACTGTAGTGCAATACAGCAGGGAAGCAAATAACATCCCTACATGCTTTTCACACCCCAACCGGTTTCAGGACAACCATCATACAGAGCAACACAACGGGCCAATATCAGCTGCAGTAGCAACCTGGTGAACTTCACTGGTTACGTCGGTTGCTTGTGGTTTTTGCTGGTCATGTGCTTGAAACATGCTTGCACTATTCTACATCTTAAAAACAATGGAGCTAATAACCTTGATCACTATACTTGCCTTCAATCAGCCCAGCAAATGGAACTATATTCCCTACAAAATGAAGGACTGTCCTCTCTGTATGTCGAAGGACAGACCTGCGTCGGTCAATGGCGACAAAGGTTAAACCTATGGGTTTAGAAGACTAGGCCAAGGGTGCGACAGAgacaaattcattacatttgataatgactgacataaaaaaagaatgggTCAATTAAAAATGCATACCTAAAAATTTCAGCCTATCATACACGCAGTAAGAAAGGACAAAAACCTCAAAGGACATCTGTAGAGTCACAGAAACTTGAACATACATTGATGGTCAATGTTTTATGATTTTTCGCCATGCACATACTGAAACTAACTCTTCTGTTAGTTGGTTTTATCCTTAATAATCATAATATTGGGACAATAATCAacaacagtcagacagtgaaGGCCTAAATGATTTTAATGTCATTAATAGCCACCACAACTCCATGTTGAAAAAGTACACCAGCTAAAACACTTGTTTGGTCTGTTGAAAAGTCCATCATcacttattaaaaataatagaatattctaaacaaagattaaaatataaatatatattacgATTTTCAGATGCATCTTGAAACATAAATATCAGGCAGAAACTATTGGCATAGTGTGGTACAGGCAGAGGTTATGATTGGTTGTGCACAAGCAGACCAACAATCAACACGGAATGCATGTCAAGGGTAACTtgactattttaaaatgtgcacATACACTGAATACAGATCACATCGATACCTTAAAATACCTTACAATTAAGGAAATTAAAACCCCTCCTGAGATCTCCTCCAGGGAATTCAGTCCTCTTCGTCAGGTCCCTTGATCCTGCTAAACTCCTCATGGGATCTGGACAGGAGAAACAACCATTGTGGGACACTTGCCATATAACCAACAATACATGATATCTAAAGACTGAACTATTTTATTCGCCATGTATTTGTTTGGTGTTCGAGTCAGTAGTTTAAATAatggggagggaagagaggggatGAATGTGCCAACTTTGAAGATGGCTATGAAGACAGAGGGCCAGAATGGACAGGTAGCCAGGATACCAGGGTAAACACCCCTAGTCTTACAGTAAGGGTCATGGGATTATTATTGACCAGAGTCCAAAGAAGACACCCTGCTCAGGTTAATGTCTCCAATCATTGGGATCTCCATAGACCTCTCCAACGCCACTTCCAGCAGCGCCGACCAGGAAGGACTGCTTTAGAGGGAAGCCACCAGAGGGATGCAAGGTGGTATAGGTCCGACATTGTCAGTCATCCATAAGGGAAGTACACACTCCAAAATAGTAAGACACACAGcctaaaaacaacactgaatgGACGCATGGTGAAACAGTCAGAGTTCTGGaacataaaattacattttgacagCAAAGTAGGCCTTCTTGGCAGAATTATATTGTTGtgcacatttgttttgaatCAATCGAGAGGACATTTCAATCAGGCCCACAGCTTTAAATGGTGCTATCCGACTAACATCAATATAGTGGACTGGGGCAGTGTTCTGACTGGGACTTAAAACCCAGCCCCAGTGACTGTTATTCAAACCATTATCCTGTCACAATAGTCGCTAAATGAGCCATGTTACAATTCCCAGCAAGTGGGTTAATCCAATTTCCCTAATGCCCCGGGTGATTGCCTTTCACGCCATCTTTTCCCCTCTCCACATGTAATACCAAAAGACCAGCCTAAGGTTGTTAGGTGGTTTGTAGAGGTTGTTTAGTAGTGTCGCAGAGGGTAAACCtttaatcatatatatatattttttaggtaTTTCCCCTCACTTTACAGATTATTCCACCCACTGTACAGCTCGTTTAATGTGTACGACAGTTAACCAATGGATGTGGTCTCTTAACCCTCTTCAGCGACCCTGACATGCAAAGTTCCGGTTTTCGAGGGCTGTGACGTGACCGCCATGTTCAGATGTTAACAAGGCAAAATGTAATCTCCTCTCCTCCAAATCTACTGGACTGGTGGAACAGTGCAGACAAGATCCTCCCCATACACTTATCTTCCTTCTTGTAAAGACCACAACGTGGGAGATCGTGATTATTCTCTCATAAACTTCTATTGTTTTATAAGAAATGCATCCTACACCCCAAGAACATGTTTGATTGCAAAaggaaaacaattaaaaattatatttgtcctTACATCCGAAAAGCCCTgaacataatgtattttgttgtttggaTCAACATGTAGTAACTGTTTAACTTAATGAACTGCCTGTCAGTTGCTGTACTGTACCTGTACCAAGGTAAAGCCAAGTCATCGCAGGTCTACTGTAAGACTGTTGTTCACATTCTTTCCAGCAGGTGGCATTGTTGTACTGAACAGTGACTGGGCTGAAGACATGGCAGTTGGTAGGTGTGACTGGATAGAACTACTGCACTTTTCTGTGCTAGTGCGCTCTGCCTTCTCTCTCTCGTCCCAGCGAAGCTCCCCCAGATCCTCTTCATGACACCTCAGAGCTTCCTCCTCACAGAGTGGGAACACACGTTTGTCCCAAGGGAGTCGAGGCTGCAGGCAGAGGGAAGGGGTAGGAACCCTACTGAGTTTGTGATTGACAGTAAGCAGGGAGCACTTTCCAATCCTCCTGACACCAGCCCCATTACACCATGACCAGAGGGATGTATGGCAGGTTATTTGCCAAGGGCTTCATTAACAAGTGTTGACTAACACTAGAATGCCTACTTATTGACCCAAGAACGCAATTTAGGCAAATAATCCAAAACTGATTAATAGCAATAGCAAATACATACTGATACGATGAACAATAAGAAATGAATGCAACATAACATGATGAACAGTAATGTGCCATTTCCAGGGAGTTCTAGCATTGCATCAATGAGCAGGGGTGTGGCTTGTCTTAGTTTATGTACTTTAAAGGAAGGGGCAGGAGACCATCAAGAAGCAGAAACAGCATGACTGGGGAGTGAGTGTACGTGCGTGAGGTCAGTCTATAAgtatgtgtgactgtgtttgtgggAAGATCCTAACCTGTTTGTACGCAGGCAATTCTGGAGGCATATCCCTGTTCTGCAACTATAGCACCAGTTAAGGCTATTGGATGATTCCCAGCATATTCCGTGGCTGTTTTCAATGGTAAACGAGATGCCAATGTCACTGTGGACGTGGTGCTTACTCTGGTTAGAAGGGGTTTTGAGTAAGACATCTGAAGTCTTTCAGTATGACTCATTCCAATCAGCCTCATCTAACCACAGATAATCTGTGTGGGCTCAATAGCTCCTCAACCAGATCACtacccacaaccccccccccccccccccactgcagATAAACTGCAGAAATCTGATAAGCTTTTCATTTCAGGGACATTTTACAGTTACTAATAATGTGGTGCCATGTTAAAACCTCTTACATAAATCACCCAAAAATCATATCTAAACTGACCCAACATTCACACCTCATGCGTTGTACTTTAAAGCGAAGGCATGAACTAGTTTGGCTCGATCATTAACAGACTAGCATCGTTTCTGCTAATAACTCTTCAGCATTGGTTAACAGGATATTGACTTCAAAGTTCCTCCGTGCCAGACAGCGGTTGTCCTATCTCACCACACACTCCTCTAAGGCTCCGTCTGCATCAGTGTTCAGATGACTGCAGCTCCAGTCCACACGagtgctcctgtcccctctgctgTCACACCTCACAGCACACCGGTCAGCCCATACAGAACCACCTGCTCCATCGCTGTAGCCCGGGTTCCTGCTGCCAGACCTAGAAAGAGTGGGCACTTTGAACAGAAGCTTTGCTGGAGCATGAGTATGCCACACCTCATTCTCTGAAGGAGAacacagagtgtgtgtggtataCAGGTCTGTTGACGTCAGGCGTCAGGAGGCAGCTAGGTTAAGCGCGGTGTGTTGAGTGCCCACCGGATGGAACCCCTGTAGTGCTTGGTCTTGTCCCATGAGGTCCAGCCaagtttctctctcttctcgcATCCCAGGTGCCTCAGGGAGAAGGTCTCATCACATagcagctcctcctcctccttctcttctgGCATCTCTTGCTCCACCAGGGGCAGTGTCTCAACCACTCTCCAGCTAAAGACAAAGAGAGTTCAGTAAGGTTCAGTTCAACGTAGCTGTAGCATTTTGCTGAGAATCAACAGCAACCACTGAACAGGACCCAGTCATACCTGGGTGTTATAATGTCTTTGTAATGATGTTTCTCCACCTTGTTAGTGGCAGCCAGGGACATGGGGATGACAATATTGTCAATGTTGTAGACACTCTCTCCCTGACGTCTACGGGCGGGACCCTAAGAACAAAACAGCATCAACCAATATTGTAGAACAGCTTACAAACACGTTACATATACCTGCAAACCACACCACCGGAGAGTATGAtttagaccagtggttcccaacttgagaacactcatgacaccacaGGCTTACTAGTAAAATGAACATGCAGGGTACTCAGACGAGAACAAAATTCTGAATGGTGgcacagtaactgaaaagggttgggaaccactgtgtaGATGGCACTGACGTtttatttccaagctattagtCCAGGTAGCCAAAATTGGAGCTAAAACACAGATGTGTTGAGGCGTCACCtgctttggtgtgtgtgtgtgtgtgtgtgtgtgtgcgtgcgtggtaCCTGCTTGCACATGTGTGAGTTCCGACGTGTCTCCCGAGGGTCTGACAGCTGAGACAGGAGGTCCTCCTCATCTAGAGACCGAAAACAGAAATTACTTGCCTTTTTAAAAAGTATGATGTCCTGTGCCTGGCTGGGGGCTTTTACATCTGGTGACGTTCAGCTCAACACCTAACAAATCTCTGGCACAGCCAAATCTTAAAACAGAGCCCAGAATGAGCAAGAGCTGGTCAGGCAAGCGAAGCTGCCGTATCCAGTCCATGAACCACATAAGGGCCACACAGAGAGCACAGTAACCTCTGTTACCTTTGTAAAAAATGTAGGGGGCGTAAACAAAAAGGAGATTAGGTCACCCACCAAGAACTGTAAGGCTGCTACCACCTGATTCCACCCAATACATCTGTATTTCATGAAAATGAGTAATTGCgagtcacataaaaaaaaagaacaaaaaaagaacagaatTTCAAGATGAAAAAAATCCTTTCATTTGTAGCAAAGTTACCAATAGTGTGTTTTAATGAGGTCTTTCAATAGGAGTGCATTGTTCTGGTCTGTGCCATGAAGAGCAAAGAATCAGTGAAGTAAAAAGTTAGACTGGGAATTTTCATGGCACCTGGACATGGGGGCCTCAGGTGAGCTTGACACTTGTTAAAAATGTGATTATATAAAGTGCTCTACATCAGTATAGACTCATACAGTGTTGTATGTAATGTCCAACCAAAAAAATTACCTGTTTGAAAAGATAATGATAGCACAAACATTCAGGAAATTATGGATTTTGATATGGCTTAGgtgtatttctataaaaaattaagaatgAAGGATACTTACGCAAAAAGGGGGGTTTCCTGATAAATCCAGTGGAAACAAATCCCATTCCAGGGATCACACATACCTCCATTCATCCTGTGGGTgtgtctcctcttcctccctctgcgATAGGCCCTCTTCTGCAGGGTCCTGGCAGAGCCCGCCCACCTGACAAGCGACGCGCCAAAAGGCCTTCCTTTACGATGTGGCTTGTGGTTTTGGCTGCGACCTAGAACCAAATAGCAGCCATGTCAATTGAATAGCGCGGAGTTCCACTAATCTGAACCCACCATCCATACCTCCCACAGGATTACAAGGACCCGTCAAAGAGCTACCTCAGAGTGTTTAAATGTCAATTAGGTTGGACGTTCCCTGTCAAAACTCCCCCATCAGTTCTATTGACAATCAAGGTCCTGTTCATAGGCCCGTTTCACTGTTAAGAGAATAGATACCTTGGGGTTTGGATTCAGCGGCTGACAATGACATAGATGCTACAATAATCTGGACGGGAACAGGTCTTAACAGGACCAGTGTTTAACTTCCATCACTGACTGCAGTACCTCCCTGTCAGGGTACGTTAACAAAACCAGCAACTCACtcatcctccccctccttctccccctcacaccccccaccctcctctccccctcacaTCCCACCACCCTCCTCACACCCCTCTCCCCCgcacacccccccaccctccctctggTTTTTGTAACAATGTGGAAAACAGAGATGAATACTGTCTAAGTTTGAAATGTTGTGCTGTGTAGGCTGTAGTTTTCCTATGGCAACAAGTCACATCTTTCTGCTGTGATTGCACATTGCGTTATTTCGCCAAGCAAGTACAGAGACACATCCATCCCAACCCCCTCTACCCCTTCTCACCCACTGTTATGACATTATCCCAGGCTGACAGACCAATAACACTACTGACAGCCTCTAAACAAACCCCCAGCATGTCTCAGAACTGAGCAACaaagagaaaagaagaaaaagaaaaagaccgATCCTTAACCTAAGAGGAAATGTCAGAAGGATATCCTAGTGGAGCTGGGGCTGTTTGTTCTCAGCTCAATCATTGTCCACGGGGGTTGATTCAGGCTGACAGGAAATTGAGTGGAGCAGTGTGAGTTCCGTCTCCAGTGCTCTCCTCATCATCATTCACAGCCCAGTGCCTTCAGCACCTTAGCCTCTCTGGCCAGTCTCCATCTCTAGCCACGGCCCGTCGCCTCAGACCCCCCCGCCCTTCAGCCCAGCGTAGATCATTGGGATTGTATAGGATCATTAACCCCATGTATCCAACTGGCCGAATGCAGAGGAGCCATAGGAGAGCAATTCATTAACCGGCTGACTCACTGCTGTGGAAGTCCCCCAGTGAGATGCCAAACAGAATTACTGAGAAATACCCCAGCAGATCAGTAGAAGTCTTCAGTCTGGATGGAAATGTCGCTGAGACACCGGAAATATGTTACTGTGGAGGAGTGATGAAGAGCAGAAACAAATCCTTGCCAGGTTTCAGACGTCACTGTTGTGTTACAGAAATGCTACTCACTGAACCACGTTGGAGAAGTGTGTCCCCTGTTCCTATAGC is part of the Esox lucius isolate fEsoLuc1 chromosome 16, fEsoLuc1.pri, whole genome shotgun sequence genome and encodes:
- the kansl1l gene encoding KAT8 regulatory NSL complex subunit 1-like protein isoform X3 codes for the protein MPRKAAQTTSWDLRRNGGAHPNRRHGCEWRWQKERAEVGSKWSWLQLRVAELEGHIQQLGDLYRQLASNKGSVILAASQPLTDWQIQQTLLTETAGLLLTPRGSARDPPSDTENEPSSPTRLLRNIERQSAQLSQMVSSLMPPLNLSPTPSPISKDSWQGNGQKRAFNSGLVLGGFDSSQKVPKRRRVNRRKCQLPQVDATCVSARTRPLVTYHKPRLFIHTATTSHRPQEPASLSSFTLCTICTSCDPLALCSDPACSSSSTLTSRTRIHPVLSLTSDTPLSHHFQNSPLLREDWVHQPLPPIKSESSPVHYCYRNRGHTSPTWFSRSQNHKPHRKGRPFGASLVRWAGSARTLQKRAYRRGRKRRHTHRMNGDEEDLLSQLSDPRETRRNSHMCKQGPARRRQGESVYNIDNIVIPMSLAATNKVEKHHYKDIITPSWRVVETLPLVEQEMPEEKEEEELLCDETFSLRHLGCEKREKLGWTSWDKTKHYRGSIRSGSRNPGYSDGAGGSVWADRCAVRCDSRGDRSTRVDWSCSHLNTDADGALEECVPRLPWDKRVFPLCEEEALRCHEEDLGELRWDEREKAERTSTEKCSSSIQSHLPTAMSSAQSLFSTTMPPAGKNVNNSLTVDLR